From a single Kryptolebias marmoratus isolate JLee-2015 linkage group LG6, ASM164957v2, whole genome shotgun sequence genomic region:
- the LOC108240751 gene encoding Golgi reassembly-stacking protein 2 has translation MGASPSVQIPGGGTEGYHVLRVQDNSPGNRAGLEPYFDFIVSVCDTRLKRDNDTLKELLKKHVEQPVRMLLYNSKTQSVRETSVTPSDAWGGQGLLGVSIRFCSFEGANQNVWHVLEVEPNSPAALAGLRPYVDYIIGADIAMHESEDLFSLVEAHEGKELKLYVYSTDTDNCREVVITPNSDWGGEGSLGCGIGYGYLHRIPTQRLAGDTKAGLPPQPRGEATCPAKDGFTEVHLSAVVPTVPVVVSSSSSSSAGLEQPLVGLSVSSDPTAALNNLPAGAPNRTPASQTLPLPVNAAPTLPGFQPLPGGLPPLPNLPHLNVTLPNVNHVLSPGVGLQHAGFSPLPPLSLPAGVPPVTLPPSDYIYPQIAAKAEAGRAHNPPASSSSIQMNNSLTKAPELLAVTTPGSINITISADSS, from the exons ATGGGGGCCTCTCCCAGCGTCCAGATACCAGGCGGAGGAACCGAAGGCTATCACGTTCTCAGG GTGCAGGACAATTCCCCCGGTAACCGTGCGGGCCTGGAGCCATACTTCGACTTCATTGTCTCGGTTTGCGACACCAGGCTG AAGCGGGACAACGACaccctgaaggagctgctgaagaagcacGTGGAGCAGCCCGTCCGGATGCTGCTGTACAACAGCAAGACGCAGAGCGTGCGCGAGACGAGCGTCACGCCCAGCGACGCCTGGGGCGGCCAGGGCCTTCTGGGCGTCAGCATTCGCTTCTGCAGCTTCGAAGGGGCCAATCAGAACGTTTGGCACGTCTTG GAAGTCGAGCCAAACTCCCCTGCAGCTCTGGCTGGTCTGAGGCCTTACGTGGACTACATCATCGGAGCAGACATCGCCATGCACGAG AGTGAGGATCTGTTCTCCCTCGTTGAAGCCCACGAAgggaaggagctgaagctgtaCGTCTACAGCACGGACACGGACAACTGCCGCGAGGTGGTCATCACGCCAAACTCTGACTGGGGTGGAGAGGGCAG tctTGGATGTGGGATTGGTTACGGCTACCTGCACAGGATACCGACGCAGCGATTGGCGGGCGACACGAAGGCGGGGCTCCCTCCTCAGCCTCGCGGTGAGGCGACCTGTCCCGCCAAAGACGGCTTCACAGAG GTCCATCTCTCTGCCGTCGTTCCAACCGTCCCAGTTGTCGTGTCGTCgtcgtcttcttcttcagctggaTTGGAGCAGCCTCTCGTCGGTTTATCGGTCAGCTCCGACCCAACAGCTGCCCTCAACAATCTACCAGCAG GAGCTCCCAACCGAACACCGGCCTCGCAGACCCTTCCGCTGCCTGTCAACGCTGCTCCAACACTACCGG GTTTCCAACCCCTTCCTGGAGGTCTTCCACCTCTTCCTAATTTACCCCACCTGAACGTCACTTTGCCAAATGTGAATCACGTGCTGTCACCTGGAGTTGGATTACAGCATGCAG GTTTTtcgcctcttcctcctctcagccTGCCAGCCGGAGTCCCACCAGTAACTCTCCCTCCATCAGACTACATTTACCCCCAAATCGCTGCTAAAGCAGAGGCGGGACGTGCGCACAACCCCCCGGCTTCCTCCTCGAGCATTCAGATGAACAATTCACTGACCAAAGCGCCCGAACTCTTGGCTGTGACCACCCCTGGGTCAATAAATATCACAATATCTGCGGATTCCTCTTAG